One part of the Thermanaeromonas sp. C210 genome encodes these proteins:
- a CDS encoding aldo/keto reductase codes for MRYVKLGRTDLYVSRLCLGTLPLGPLQAGLELAAGASLIRAALEQGINFIDTAESYGTYPYIRAALRGWTKPVVVATKSYAYTREGMAASLEKARRELDRDVIEVFLLHEQESALTIAGHREALEYLLEARARGLVRAVGLSTHAVAAVRAAAQLPEIDVIHPLLNVEGIGILDGTIQDMLEAVEGAARAGKGIYAMKALGGGHLIKKAREALDFVYQLPFVHSVAVGMQSEAEVLVNVAWSRGEEPPFDVLQVTRQKERRLHIEEWCTGCGRCTGYCPQGALRVNGWRVVVDRNKCLLCGYCAPACRDFCLKVI; via the coding sequence TTGCGTTATGTTAAGCTGGGTAGGACGGATCTTTACGTTTCGCGCCTGTGCCTGGGAACCTTGCCCCTGGGACCCCTCCAGGCCGGGCTGGAATTGGCCGCCGGGGCATCGCTAATTAGAGCGGCCCTGGAGCAGGGGATAAACTTTATAGACACGGCCGAGAGCTACGGCACTTACCCCTATATTCGGGCAGCCCTGCGCGGGTGGACAAAGCCGGTAGTAGTGGCCACCAAGTCTTATGCCTACACCCGGGAGGGAATGGCTGCAAGCCTGGAAAAGGCTCGCCGGGAATTGGACCGCGATGTCATCGAAGTTTTCCTCTTACATGAGCAGGAGTCGGCCCTTACCATTGCCGGGCACCGGGAGGCCCTCGAGTACCTCTTAGAGGCCAGGGCCCGTGGACTGGTCCGGGCGGTAGGCCTCTCCACCCATGCCGTGGCGGCGGTTAGGGCGGCTGCCCAACTCCCTGAAATTGATGTAATTCATCCCCTCCTCAACGTCGAAGGTATCGGTATTTTGGACGGCACTATTCAGGACATGCTGGAGGCGGTGGAAGGGGCGGCCCGGGCAGGTAAGGGCATCTATGCCATGAAGGCTCTGGGGGGCGGGCACCTAATTAAAAAGGCCCGGGAGGCCCTGGACTTCGTGTATCAACTGCCCTTCGTACATTCGGTGGCAGTGGGTATGCAGTCGGAAGCCGAGGTATTGGTAAACGTGGCCTGGAGTCGGGGGGAAGAGCCGCCTTTTGATGTATTGCAGGTGACCCGGCAAAAGGAGCGGCGGCTCCATATTGAAGAGTGGTGTACCGGCTGCGGCCGGTGTACCGGCTACTGCCCGCAAGGAGCCCTGCGGGTGAACGGGTGGCGGGTGGTGGTAGATCGCAATAAGTGCCTTTTGTGCGGCTACTGCGCCCCGGCCTGCCGCGATTTTTGTTTAAAGGTGATTTGA
- the ruvX gene encoding Holliday junction resolvase RuvX, with product MRVMGLDVGEKTIGVAVSDPLGWTAQGVTTLKRGERLEEDLRALEALAKEYGVDQVVVGLPRNMNGSLGPQAEKVLAFIRAAREFLGLPVVPWDERLTTVEAERLLVEADLSRRRRKRIVDRLAAVLILQSYLDCHPSDRV from the coding sequence TTGCGGGTAATGGGACTGGACGTAGGGGAGAAAACCATCGGCGTGGCCGTAAGCGATCCCCTGGGCTGGACGGCCCAGGGCGTGACAACCCTGAAGCGCGGCGAGAGGCTGGAGGAGGATCTCAGGGCTTTAGAGGCCCTGGCTAAGGAGTACGGGGTAGATCAAGTGGTGGTAGGTTTACCCCGGAATATGAACGGAAGCCTGGGGCCCCAGGCGGAGAAGGTTCTGGCCTTTATCCGGGCGGCGAGGGAATTCCTGGGGCTGCCGGTAGTTCCCTGGGATGAGCGATTGACTACGGTGGAGGCCGAAAGGCTTCTGGTGGAGGCGGACCTTTCCCGCCGCCGGCGAAAAAGGATCGTGGATCGCCTGGCAGCCGTGCTGATCCTCCAAAGTTATCTTGACTGCCACCCGTCCGATAGGGTATGA
- a CDS encoding DUF1292 domain-containing protein encodes MACQENTILLRDEEGQEHEFLVVDILEVDDEEYAVLLPVVDSADEAIVLKIGRDEEGREVLYAIEDEEEWERVVEAWDELVDEEEN; translated from the coding sequence ATGGCCTGCCAGGAAAACACCATTCTGTTACGCGACGAAGAAGGGCAGGAACACGAATTTTTAGTGGTGGATATCTTGGAGGTAGACGATGAGGAATACGCCGTCCTGTTACCCGTGGTAGACAGCGCCGACGAAGCCATCGTCTTAAAGATAGGCAGGGACGAAGAGGGTCGAGAAGTGCTCTACGCAATCGAGGATGAAGAGGAGTGGGAACGGGTAGTAGAAGCCTGGGACGAGCTGGTGGACGAAGAGGAAAACTAA
- a CDS encoding VanW family protein yields MKKYVWVLLLVGSLPALLGGSSLLGQRIWPAVYVGDTYLGGMKAEEGRRALVDLALREAARPVQLRWEDRVLTTTPGALGLTVDVEATLARALAVGRTGPWWERLSYLWPARKYYLDPVYRYEKDKAHSELEGLIGPLRVDPQDARLELDAGGRPRVVPGREGRAVVIEDLWVALQASLNQGSGQPVEIPTRGLAPNVSTEEIAGRRITNAVSSFTTYFNPSDENRTHNILLAAQALDGKWLKPGEEISFNELVGPRTVERGYREALVIEAAEFIPGVGGGVCQVSSTLYNAALQAGMTIVERQPHALKVDYVPPGLDATVAYGLIDLRLRNDTPYWYWLKAQVKGNSLTFTFYGPPEAPRMEVVSEIIEKIPPPLRIKEEVSLPAGKTLVEREGKPGYRVRVMRRGFINGSWTEERVSLDYYFPLPRVVVRGP; encoded by the coding sequence GTGAAAAAGTATGTTTGGGTCCTGTTGCTGGTCGGGAGCCTGCCGGCCTTGCTGGGAGGGAGCTCCTTATTGGGCCAACGTATTTGGCCTGCTGTATACGTGGGAGACACGTACCTGGGAGGTATGAAGGCCGAAGAAGGGCGCCGCGCTTTGGTGGATTTAGCCCTGCGGGAAGCGGCCAGGCCGGTGCAGCTTCGGTGGGAGGACCGGGTGTTGACCACGACCCCGGGGGCCCTGGGGCTAACGGTAGATGTGGAGGCCACTTTGGCCCGGGCCTTGGCTGTTGGGCGCACCGGCCCGTGGTGGGAGAGGCTTTCGTACTTGTGGCCCGCCAGGAAGTACTACCTTGATCCCGTCTACCGCTATGAAAAGGATAAGGCCCATTCCGAACTTGAGGGGCTCATAGGCCCCTTACGCGTTGATCCCCAGGATGCCCGGCTGGAACTGGATGCCGGGGGTCGGCCGCGGGTGGTTCCCGGCCGGGAAGGCAGAGCCGTGGTGATCGAAGACCTGTGGGTGGCCCTTCAGGCGAGCTTAAATCAAGGTTCCGGGCAACCGGTGGAGATACCGACCCGCGGGCTGGCCCCCAATGTGTCAACGGAAGAGATAGCCGGGCGCCGCATTACTAACGCGGTGAGCAGTTTTACCACTTATTTCAACCCGTCCGATGAAAACCGCACCCATAACATCCTTCTGGCGGCCCAGGCCCTGGACGGGAAATGGCTTAAACCGGGGGAGGAAATTTCCTTTAACGAACTGGTGGGCCCCAGGACGGTGGAGCGGGGATACCGGGAGGCCCTGGTCATTGAAGCTGCCGAATTCATTCCGGGCGTGGGAGGAGGCGTCTGTCAGGTTTCCAGTACCCTCTACAATGCGGCCCTGCAGGCAGGAATGACGATAGTGGAGAGGCAGCCCCACGCCCTAAAGGTGGACTACGTCCCCCCGGGCCTCGACGCCACCGTGGCCTACGGCCTCATCGACCTCCGTTTGCGAAACGACACCCCTTACTGGTATTGGCTCAAGGCCCAGGTGAAGGGCAACAGCCTGACCTTTACCTTTTACGGCCCGCCCGAAGCGCCCCGCATGGAAGTAGTTTCCGAAATAATCGAGAAAATTCCACCGCCCCTCCGGATCAAAGAAGAAGTATCGCTGCCGGCCGGCAAGACCCTAGTAGAAAGGGAAGGTAAGCCGGGATACCGGGTTCGGGTCATGCGCCGGGGGTTCATTAACGGAAGCTGGACGGAAGAAAGGGTTTCCCTGGACTACTATTTTCCCCTTCCCCGGGTAGTCGTCCGGGGACCGTGA
- the mltG gene encoding endolytic transglycosylase MltG → MGQPPGLLGKIGRWKGRRLGLGASLLAAALILALTVSWAWWQSLMAPAGAEGAPPVKVTIPAGATAAEIGRLLEDHGIIRSARAFGFYAARQKADQKLKPGIYLLSPGENLSQILEHLVAGRVMEEEFTIPEGFTLKQIARVLAEKGLVTEDEFWQAAAKPYNYPFLEGISPGTHYLEGFLFPDTYRVPAGTTAEAIIRLMLDRFQQVYNEIEEERAPGLELDTLEIVTLASIVEKEAKLDRERPLVAGVFLNRLRRGMKLESCATVEYLLETPKPVLTYEDLQIESPYNTYQVMGLPPGPIGSPGRASLLAALNPARTDYLYFAARPDGSHEFSRSLREHLAAVSRYQIKPSR, encoded by the coding sequence GTGGGACAACCGCCAGGGTTGTTAGGTAAAATTGGAAGGTGGAAAGGGCGGCGCCTGGGGCTGGGCGCATCCCTCCTGGCCGCGGCTTTAATCCTCGCCTTAACCGTAAGCTGGGCCTGGTGGCAAAGCCTTATGGCCCCGGCAGGAGCAGAAGGTGCGCCGCCGGTTAAAGTGACCATTCCCGCCGGTGCCACGGCCGCAGAGATCGGCCGCTTGCTGGAAGACCACGGCATAATCCGCAGCGCCCGGGCCTTCGGCTTTTATGCTGCCCGGCAGAAGGCCGACCAGAAGCTAAAGCCCGGGATATACCTCCTAAGCCCAGGGGAAAACCTGTCACAAATCCTGGAGCATCTGGTAGCAGGCCGTGTAATGGAAGAAGAATTCACCATCCCCGAAGGCTTTACCCTTAAGCAGATTGCCCGCGTCCTGGCCGAGAAGGGTTTGGTGACGGAGGACGAATTCTGGCAGGCAGCGGCCAAACCCTATAACTACCCGTTCCTAGAAGGGATATCGCCGGGTACCCATTACCTGGAAGGTTTCTTGTTCCCCGATACATATCGGGTACCGGCGGGGACTACGGCGGAAGCCATTATTCGGCTGATGCTGGACCGCTTCCAGCAAGTTTATAACGAAATTGAGGAGGAACGTGCCCCCGGCCTGGAACTCGATACCCTCGAAATCGTTACCCTGGCCTCCATAGTAGAGAAGGAAGCCAAATTAGATAGAGAGCGCCCCCTTGTAGCAGGGGTGTTCTTGAACCGGCTGCGACGGGGGATGAAGCTGGAATCCTGTGCCACGGTAGAGTATTTACTGGAGACTCCCAAGCCGGTTCTGACCTATGAGGATTTACAGATCGAGTCCCCTTACAACACCTACCAAGTCATGGGCCTACCCCCAGGGCCTATTGGCTCTCCAGGTCGAGCTTCCCTTCTGGCCGCCCTTAATCCCGCCCGTACTGATTACCTCTATTTTGCGGCCCGGCCCGACGGTTCCCACGAGTTCAGCCGGAGCTTGCGAGAGCACTTGGCAGCCGTGAGTCGTTATCAAATTAAACCGTCGCGCTAG
- a CDS encoding YeiH family protein translates to MSYQPQPQVKRGIDWSPLWKQEDWWSVWFGFILIILAIAGVITKLPSFGKWTSLGQAVPPEAWIRLIALLIGLGILNAIGVAAMGQSAARFLVAFPVLFILAIIAQILGNHVIAKDYNLEVPLWALVVGLLISNTVRTPEWLKPAVRTEMYIKTGLVLLGCEILFGRIVALGLPGIMVGWIVPPLVIIFMYWFGVKVLKMEPEFALTLGTATSVCGVSAAIATGAACGAKKEEVSVAITISLLFTVLMLVLMPAFIMVAKMDIDVGAAWIGGTIDSTGAVVAAGALLGQRGMEIASVVKMIQNVLIGVVAFVTALIWVYRKGGATEGVEAASAKEIWVRFPKFVLGFVGASLLFSFILIPSMGEEAVNGFTKITSGLRGWFFALAFISIGLESNIRDLARQVKGGKPVVHYIVGQTANLVLTLIMAWLAFGGILFPKTF, encoded by the coding sequence ATGTCCTATCAGCCTCAACCGCAGGTTAAAAGGGGGATAGATTGGTCTCCCCTATGGAAACAAGAGGATTGGTGGTCCGTATGGTTTGGGTTTATTCTCATCATTCTTGCTATTGCAGGAGTTATTACTAAGTTACCCAGCTTCGGCAAGTGGACCAGCCTAGGGCAGGCCGTTCCCCCCGAAGCGTGGATACGGCTCATTGCCTTGCTAATAGGTCTGGGCATCCTCAACGCTATCGGAGTCGCAGCCATGGGGCAGAGTGCCGCCAGGTTTTTAGTGGCTTTTCCGGTATTATTTATTTTGGCGATCATTGCACAGATTTTGGGAAATCATGTTATAGCCAAGGACTACAACCTGGAAGTTCCTCTGTGGGCCCTGGTGGTGGGGTTACTTATAAGCAATACTGTAAGGACGCCCGAATGGCTTAAACCTGCCGTTAGAACGGAGATGTACATCAAGACGGGCCTCGTGTTGTTGGGCTGTGAAATCCTCTTCGGTCGCATTGTGGCCCTGGGCCTCCCGGGAATAATGGTGGGGTGGATCGTACCTCCGCTAGTAATCATTTTCATGTACTGGTTCGGCGTTAAAGTCCTCAAAATGGAGCCCGAATTTGCCCTTACCTTAGGCACAGCAACTTCGGTCTGCGGCGTGTCGGCAGCCATCGCCACCGGTGCCGCCTGCGGTGCCAAGAAAGAAGAGGTAAGTGTGGCCATTACCATATCCCTGCTCTTTACGGTGCTAATGTTGGTGCTCATGCCCGCCTTTATTATGGTCGCCAAAATGGACATCGACGTGGGGGCGGCATGGATAGGCGGGACCATCGATAGCACGGGAGCCGTGGTGGCGGCCGGTGCCCTCTTGGGGCAGAGGGGAATGGAAATAGCTTCCGTCGTGAAAATGATCCAGAACGTCCTCATCGGCGTGGTGGCTTTTGTGACGGCCCTTATTTGGGTGTATCGCAAGGGGGGAGCCACCGAGGGCGTAGAGGCGGCCAGTGCCAAGGAAATCTGGGTGCGCTTCCCGAAATTCGTTCTGGGTTTCGTGGGTGCGTCCCTGCTGTTCTCCTTTATTCTGATACCCAGCATGGGAGAAGAGGCTGTTAACGGCTTCACCAAGATTACTTCCGGCCTGCGGGGATGGTTCTTCGCCCTGGCCTTTATAAGTATCGGGCTGGAGTCCAACATAAGGGATTTGGCCCGCCAGGTCAAGGGCGGCAAGCCCGTGGTGCATTACATCGTGGGGCAGACTGCCAATCTCGTCCTCACCCTAATAATGGCGTGGCTGGCCTTCGGAGGAATTTTGTTCCCCAAGACCTTCTAA
- the dsrA gene encoding dissimilatory-type sulfite reductase subunit alpha: MVESRTPRVDELEKGPWPSFVKEMKRAAEKKPAAGDLLRQLDLSYEEKVGHWKHGGIVGVRGYGGGVIGRYSNKPEEFPHIREFHTIRVNQPSGWFYTTKALRSLCDIWDKYGSGLTNFHGSTGDIILLGTTTENLQPCFDELSDAGFDLGGSGGGLRTPSACVGPARCEYSCIDTLDVCHSLTLEFQDFLHRPQWPYKFKIKVSGCGNDCVAAIARADLAIIGTWKGPLQINQAAVAEYVKNGLDIEAEVVERCPTGALAWDAANEELKLSVEECVRCMHCINRMPKALKPGTERGATLLVGGKATILKSAFLGWVIVPFMSLTPPYTELKDLLGRIFDWWDENAKNRERIGELIYRLGMRTFLKAVGLPPVPQMVFRPRANPYVFWWPEEVKRNA; encoded by the coding sequence TTGGTCGAATCCCGAACTCCCCGGGTAGATGAGCTGGAAAAGGGGCCGTGGCCGAGTTTCGTTAAAGAAATGAAAAGGGCCGCGGAGAAAAAACCGGCGGCGGGGGATTTATTGCGGCAGCTGGATCTCTCTTATGAGGAAAAAGTGGGTCACTGGAAACACGGGGGTATTGTAGGAGTAAGGGGTTACGGTGGGGGCGTAATAGGCCGCTACTCCAACAAACCAGAGGAGTTTCCCCACATTAGGGAATTCCACACCATAAGGGTAAACCAGCCCAGCGGTTGGTTTTACACCACCAAGGCCTTGAGGTCCCTATGTGATATTTGGGACAAATACGGTAGTGGGTTGACCAATTTCCACGGGTCTACGGGGGACATCATCCTCCTGGGTACCACCACGGAAAACCTGCAGCCCTGCTTTGACGAGCTGAGCGATGCCGGTTTCGATCTGGGCGGCTCGGGCGGCGGTCTTCGAACCCCCAGCGCCTGCGTAGGGCCGGCACGCTGTGAGTATTCGTGTATCGATACCTTGGATGTTTGCCACAGCCTCACCCTGGAGTTTCAAGATTTCCTCCACCGGCCCCAGTGGCCCTACAAGTTCAAGATCAAGGTTTCGGGCTGCGGCAACGACTGTGTAGCTGCCATCGCCAGGGCCGACCTGGCCATCATCGGTACTTGGAAGGGCCCCCTACAGATAAACCAGGCGGCGGTGGCCGAGTACGTCAAGAACGGCCTTGATATTGAGGCGGAAGTTGTAGAGAGGTGCCCCACGGGGGCTCTAGCCTGGGACGCCGCCAACGAGGAACTGAAGCTAAGCGTTGAGGAATGCGTCCGCTGCATGCACTGCATTAACCGGATGCCCAAGGCCCTAAAGCCCGGTACGGAAAGGGGCGCTACCCTTCTGGTGGGAGGCAAGGCCACCATCCTGAAATCGGCCTTCCTCGGGTGGGTTATCGTACCCTTTATGAGCTTAACTCCTCCCTATACCGAGCTCAAGGACCTCCTGGGCAGGATTTTCGACTGGTGGGACGAAAACGCCAAGAACAGGGAGCGCATAGGCGAACTTATTTACCGGCTCGGCATGCGCACCTTCCTTAAGGCAGTAGGTTTGCCGCCGGTACCCCAAATGGTATTCCGGCCCCGGGCCAATCCCTACGTGTTCTGGTGGCCGGAGGAGGTGAAACGAAATGCCTAG
- the dsrB gene encoding dissimilatory-type sulfite reductase subunit beta → MPRTDFGPPYYGDMLPPVIKRNYGKWAYHEILRPGVLKHVAESGEEVYTVRVGSARLLSTDTIRDICDLADKYCDGYVRFTSRHNIEFILSKKENIEPLIAEVKAKGWPVGGTGSCLSNMVHTQGWIHCHTPATDASGIVKAVMDELYSYFEEDKLPAKLRIALACCLNMCGAVHCSDIAILGIHRTPPRVNHEMLAKVSEIPTVVASCPTGAIRPNPKLKSVDVIEERCMYCGNCYTMSPAMEIMDPENDGISLWVGGKVSNARSAPMFSRLAIPYLPNNPPRWPEVVEAVKHLVEVWATHARKGERMGEWIERIGWETFFKLTGIPFTDKHIDDFVFSVPTFRTTVQFRW, encoded by the coding sequence ATGCCTAGGACCGATTTCGGACCTCCCTATTACGGGGATATGCTTCCGCCCGTCATTAAGAGGAATTACGGGAAATGGGCCTACCATGAAATACTTAGGCCCGGCGTACTAAAGCATGTGGCCGAGAGCGGTGAGGAGGTCTACACCGTACGGGTGGGCTCGGCGCGGCTGCTCAGCACCGACACCATCCGGGATATCTGCGACCTGGCAGACAAGTATTGTGACGGCTATGTGCGCTTTACCAGCCGCCACAATATCGAGTTCATCCTTTCCAAGAAGGAGAATATCGAGCCCCTAATTGCCGAAGTCAAGGCTAAGGGGTGGCCGGTGGGCGGAACGGGAAGCTGCCTGAGCAATATGGTCCATACCCAGGGCTGGATTCACTGCCATACGCCGGCTACGGATGCCTCCGGCATCGTCAAGGCGGTGATGGATGAGCTCTATAGCTATTTTGAAGAAGACAAACTACCGGCCAAGTTGCGCATCGCCCTGGCCTGTTGTTTGAATATGTGTGGGGCCGTCCACTGCTCGGACATCGCCATCCTGGGCATCCACCGGACGCCGCCGCGGGTCAACCATGAAATGCTGGCCAAGGTGAGCGAGATTCCCACGGTAGTGGCCAGTTGTCCCACAGGCGCCATCCGGCCCAACCCGAAGCTCAAGAGCGTGGACGTAATTGAAGAAAGGTGCATGTACTGCGGTAACTGCTATACCATGTCCCCGGCCATGGAGATTATGGATCCGGAAAACGACGGCATTTCCCTCTGGGTAGGCGGCAAAGTGTCCAATGCGCGGTCGGCTCCCATGTTCTCGCGCCTGGCCATCCCCTACCTGCCCAACAATCCTCCCCGCTGGCCGGAAGTGGTCGAGGCGGTGAAACACCTGGTGGAGGTTTGGGCCACCCATGCCCGCAAAGGCGAGAGGATGGGCGAGTGGATCGAGCGGATAGGTTGGGAAACCTTCTTTAAACTTACGGGCATCCCCTTTACGGATAAACATATCGACGATTTCGTTTTCAGCGTCCCGACCTTCCGGACCACGGTCCAATTCCGCTGGTAG
- a CDS encoding nitrate reductase has product MGWLAYLVGIFLPYVALAVFVAGFIYRVVCWSRAPRHLPWELFPYPRTAGERVGEMVMEVVSLRSLKLHNKNIWLPSLLMHWGIYLVAGWLFLVLVGCPVGLLGYLGGLAAAGGSLWMFAKRLCRGLKILSTPVEYLNLLLVFLISAGGIISGFFGEGPAVREYAVGLLSLAPRLPSRPSLLWEIFFLEIFLLYLPFGRMIHFAAKYFTYHRVKWGESH; this is encoded by the coding sequence ATGGGTTGGCTGGCGTACTTGGTAGGGATATTTCTGCCGTACGTGGCCTTAGCCGTCTTTGTGGCAGGATTTATCTATCGGGTTGTATGCTGGAGTCGGGCGCCCCGGCACCTGCCCTGGGAGCTATTCCCCTACCCGCGCACGGCAGGGGAACGGGTGGGAGAAATGGTAATGGAGGTTGTGTCACTCCGGAGCCTAAAGTTGCACAATAAGAATATATGGCTGCCCTCCCTTCTTATGCATTGGGGCATTTACCTGGTGGCCGGGTGGTTGTTCCTCGTCCTGGTGGGATGCCCGGTGGGGCTCCTGGGATACTTGGGCGGACTTGCGGCGGCCGGCGGCTCCTTGTGGATGTTTGCCAAGCGGCTGTGCCGGGGCCTGAAAATATTATCCACACCGGTGGAATACCTCAACCTGCTCCTGGTGTTTCTAATTTCCGCGGGAGGCATAATCAGCGGCTTCTTCGGTGAAGGCCCTGCGGTCAGGGAATATGCGGTAGGCCTCCTAAGCCTAGCGCCCCGTTTGCCCTCCCGTCCGTCCCTTTTGTGGGAGATTTTTTTCCTGGAAATATTCCTGCTGTACTTGCCCTTCGGCCGCATGATCCATTTTGCGGCCAAGTATTTCACCTACCACCGGGTAAAATGGGGTGAAAGCCATTGA
- a CDS encoding (Fe-S)-binding protein — protein MRKVLDEYRALSDEVLKPHENRVPRFLEAMKKSLDSRANWTFWLPYVLSLDTCMKCGTCAEVCPLYLGSGRREIYHPAVRADMLRRIYRRYFTLAGRLFPRLVGAEDLTEEKLDALAEGSYRCTVCRRCAYVCPVAIDNGLIIREARKILEAIDIAPDELREKGTRKQLEMGNATGTPTAAFLDIVDFLVEEIQDTKGYKIEIPVDKKGAEYLVMHNAGDYLAFAETVMGAAEIFHAAGVDWTLNSPATGINDVVNYGVFFSDVELEKVLRAQIKTCIDLKIKTLVVGECGHAFEAFKYIMMRLVPEEERPFEVKSILELIDQWIGEGRIKVDPRKNPEPVTYHDSCKLGRLGGLYEEPRRILQACCTDFREMHPNREMSYCCGGGSGFAIMTKGDFLKFRMETYGKIKARQMEETGASIVALACSNCKGQFREIINYYKLPVRFAGISELVANALVL, from the coding sequence TTGAGAAAAGTCCTGGATGAGTACCGCGCCCTTTCCGATGAAGTGCTCAAGCCCCATGAAAACCGCGTACCCCGGTTTTTGGAGGCCATGAAAAAGTCCCTGGACAGCCGGGCCAACTGGACTTTTTGGCTTCCCTATGTTCTTTCCCTGGACACCTGCATGAAGTGCGGCACCTGTGCCGAGGTGTGCCCGCTCTATTTGGGAAGCGGCCGCCGGGAAATCTACCACCCTGCCGTGCGGGCTGACATGCTCCGCAGGATATACCGCCGGTACTTCACCCTGGCAGGCAGGCTGTTTCCCCGGTTGGTAGGGGCAGAGGACTTAACGGAGGAAAAGCTGGATGCTCTGGCCGAGGGTTCTTACCGCTGCACGGTCTGTCGACGGTGTGCCTACGTTTGCCCCGTGGCCATTGATAACGGATTGATAATCAGGGAGGCCAGGAAAATACTAGAGGCCATAGACATTGCCCCGGATGAGCTGAGGGAAAAAGGGACCCGGAAGCAGTTGGAGATGGGCAATGCTACGGGAACGCCCACGGCCGCCTTCCTGGACATAGTAGACTTCCTCGTGGAAGAAATCCAGGATACCAAGGGATACAAAATAGAGATACCGGTGGACAAAAAGGGCGCCGAGTATTTAGTAATGCATAATGCCGGAGATTACCTGGCCTTTGCGGAAACGGTGATGGGGGCGGCTGAAATCTTTCACGCGGCCGGGGTGGATTGGACTCTCAATTCTCCCGCTACGGGCATCAACGATGTTGTCAATTACGGGGTATTTTTCAGTGATGTAGAGCTGGAGAAGGTGCTGCGGGCCCAGATTAAGACCTGTATTGATTTAAAGATAAAAACCCTGGTGGTGGGCGAGTGTGGCCACGCCTTTGAGGCCTTCAAGTACATTATGATGCGGCTGGTACCGGAGGAGGAAAGGCCCTTTGAGGTTAAGAGTATACTGGAACTAATAGACCAGTGGATCGGGGAGGGGCGCATCAAGGTAGATCCACGGAAGAATCCGGAACCGGTGACCTATCATGATTCCTGCAAGCTGGGACGCCTGGGAGGCCTTTACGAAGAGCCGCGCCGTATTCTTCAGGCGTGCTGCACGGATTTCCGCGAGATGCATCCTAACCGAGAAATGAGTTATTGTTGCGGCGGCGGGAGCGGTTTTGCCATAATGACCAAGGGGGATTTCTTGAAGTTTAGGATGGAGACCTACGGGAAGATCAAGGCCCGCCAGATGGAGGAAACGGGCGCTAGTATTGTGGCCTTGGCGTGCTCCAACTGCAAGGGACAGTTCCGCGAAATCATAAATTACTATAAGCTCCCGGTACGCTTTGCCGGTATCAGCGAGCTGGTAGCCAATGCCCTAGTGCTGTAA
- a CDS encoding TusE/DsrC/DsvC family sulfur relay protein: MPKMVLAGIEIEVDEDGFIQDPDKWNEAVAKALAETEGVTELTEDHWKVINYLRQYYLQFGIAPMIRKLCKETGFTLKQIYDLFPSGPAKGACKIAGLPKPTGCV; this comes from the coding sequence ATGCCTAAAATGGTGCTGGCAGGTATTGAAATTGAAGTGGACGAAGACGGGTTCATCCAGGACCCAGACAAGTGGAATGAGGCCGTAGCCAAGGCCTTGGCCGAGACGGAGGGAGTTACCGAGCTGACGGAGGATCACTGGAAGGTCATTAATTACCTACGCCAGTATTACCTCCAGTTCGGCATTGCTCCCATGATACGGAAGCTCTGCAAAGAGACGGGCTTTACCCTGAAGCAGATTTACGATCTCTTTCCCAGCGGGCCCGCCAAGGGTGCCTGTAAGATTGCCGGGCTACCCAAGCCTACGGGATGCGTGTAA
- a CDS encoding TusE/DsrC/DsvC family sulfur relay protein, whose protein sequence is MSLSNAQRERIAARALERGIHLTKEHWHILELSYNYYSQHETLCTLRTLIKLSGWEKKKIYKLFPGNPIGEISKITGLPMPKEC, encoded by the coding sequence ATGAGCCTTTCTAATGCTCAGAGGGAAAGGATTGCCGCCAGGGCATTAGAACGGGGTATCCATCTCACCAAGGAACACTGGCACATCCTGGAATTAAGCTATAACTATTATTCTCAACACGAGACACTGTGTACCTTGCGCACTTTAATTAAACTGAGCGGCTGGGAAAAGAAGAAGATTTATAAGCTTTTCCCGGGAAATCCCATTGGAGAAATCAGCAAGATAACCGGATTACCCATGCCTAAGGAGTGTTAA